The following are encoded together in the Lentibacillus sp. Marseille-P4043 genome:
- a CDS encoding immunity 22 family protein — protein sequence MEKKGIVSIWLGNVKEEYDLKEYVDLKYDEEGESIPSKFYVDFNIDMDETDEDFIEKAVLVQKSNNISDLLEGCSYDEII from the coding sequence ATGGAAAAAAAAGGAATAGTCTCCATATGGTTGGGTAACGTTAAGGAGGAATATGACTTAAAAGAATATGTGGACCTGAAATACGATGAAGAGGGAGAGTCTATCCCTTCAAAGTTTTATGTAGATTTTAATATTGATATGGACGAGACAGATGAAGATTTTATAGAAAAAGCAGTATTAGTACAAAAGAGTAATAATATTTCTGATCTATTGGAGGGATGTTCATACGATGAAATTATTC